The following proteins come from a genomic window of Pyxidicoccus sp. MSG2:
- a CDS encoding nucleoside hydrolase — MLDLLFDMETSDPDDALTLCLLATHPDVALRAVTVTPGSRAQVGLVRHLLSRAGRGDVPVGARNPGAERDSVSGFHGAWLGQVASAEPDALAHEVLALTLAKHPDAALLTGAPLQNLRLLLNEHPEARLVRWVAQGGFAGDNVVPPEHRLPKFAGLRTCPTFNFNGDPKGALLALSSERIGSRDLVSKNVTHGVAYDVAFHERMRPHRDATAGLALVFEAMEHYLRERPAGKLLHDPIAACAAIDRDIVTWAPVEVVRERGEWGSEPAPGSKTSISVAVDRERFFQTFVRA; from the coding sequence ATGCTGGACCTTCTCTTCGACATGGAGACGAGCGACCCGGACGACGCGCTCACGCTCTGCCTGCTGGCCACGCATCCGGACGTGGCGCTGCGCGCGGTGACGGTGACGCCCGGCTCGCGGGCCCAGGTGGGGCTGGTGCGCCACCTGCTCTCCCGCGCGGGCCGGGGCGACGTGCCGGTGGGCGCGCGCAACCCGGGCGCGGAGCGCGACAGCGTCTCCGGCTTCCACGGGGCGTGGCTCGGGCAGGTGGCCTCCGCGGAGCCGGATGCGCTGGCGCACGAGGTGCTGGCCCTCACGTTGGCGAAGCATCCGGACGCGGCGCTGCTCACGGGGGCGCCGCTGCAGAACCTGCGGCTGCTGCTCAACGAGCATCCCGAAGCGCGGCTGGTGCGCTGGGTGGCCCAGGGCGGCTTCGCGGGGGACAATGTGGTGCCGCCGGAGCACCGGCTCCCGAAGTTCGCCGGCCTGCGCACCTGCCCCACCTTCAACTTCAACGGAGACCCGAAGGGGGCGCTGCTCGCGCTGTCCTCGGAGCGCATCGGCTCGAGGGACCTCGTGTCGAAGAACGTCACCCACGGCGTGGCGTACGACGTCGCCTTCCACGAACGGATGCGCCCCCACCGGGACGCGACGGCGGGCCTGGCGCTCGTGTTCGAGGCGATGGAGCACTACCTGCGCGAGCGGCCGGCGGGGAAGCTGCTGCATGACCCCATCGCGGCGTGCGCGGCCATCGACCGGGACATCGTCACCTGGGCCCCGGTGGAGGTGGTGCGCGAGCGCGGCGAGTGGGGCTCGGAGCCCGCGCCTGGCTCGAAGACGTCCATCTCGGTGGCCGTGGACCGGGAGCGCTTCTTCCAGACCTTCGTGCGCGCCTGA
- a CDS encoding AraC family transcriptional regulator: MRPQTLQSSIFRTLFRVGESLDIPRARLLEATGETEERLAAPDTRVSYEALRRVWELLVSVGGAWPLGVRLAESLEPTHFGLVGYVLVNSPDLRTAMVRYCRVNTLLDPRTGWSTTATPSGMRAELRLHPEDAWAVKLRHPPEGLLLSLVATGRALTGTHWSPRRVRFAHPRHGASPAVEDFLGVPVEYDASAYVMEADEPIPSLPIRHADIDLGNLLHARAEAALADAHAAERRTWTERVSEVLAAQPRTGEQGPAEVATRLAVSERTLQRRLREEGASFASLEDAVRRERAFQLLRDGQLAQFEIAFLLGFSDASAFTRAFRRWSGETPLAWQKAHVARPVS; encoded by the coding sequence ATGCGTCCGCAGACGCTCCAGTCCTCCATCTTCCGCACCCTGTTTCGCGTCGGGGAGTCGCTCGACATTCCGCGCGCGCGCCTGCTCGAGGCCACCGGCGAGACGGAGGAGCGGCTGGCTGCCCCGGACACCCGCGTCTCCTACGAGGCCCTGCGCCGCGTCTGGGAGTTGCTCGTCTCCGTGGGAGGTGCCTGGCCGCTCGGCGTGCGGCTGGCGGAGTCCCTGGAGCCCACCCACTTCGGCCTCGTGGGCTACGTGCTCGTCAACAGCCCGGACCTGCGCACGGCCATGGTGCGCTACTGCCGCGTCAACACCCTGCTGGACCCGCGCACCGGGTGGTCCACCACGGCCACGCCCTCGGGAATGCGCGCGGAGCTGCGGCTGCACCCCGAAGACGCCTGGGCGGTGAAGCTGCGGCACCCGCCCGAAGGGCTGCTGCTGAGCCTGGTGGCCACCGGCCGCGCCCTCACGGGAACGCACTGGAGTCCCCGCCGGGTCCGCTTCGCGCACCCGCGCCATGGCGCCTCTCCGGCGGTGGAGGACTTCCTCGGTGTCCCCGTCGAGTACGACGCGAGCGCCTACGTCATGGAGGCGGATGAGCCCATCCCCTCGCTGCCCATCCGGCACGCCGACATCGACCTGGGCAACCTCCTCCATGCTCGCGCCGAGGCCGCGCTGGCCGACGCCCACGCCGCCGAGCGCCGCACGTGGACGGAGCGCGTCAGCGAGGTGCTCGCCGCCCAGCCCCGCACGGGAGAGCAGGGCCCGGCGGAGGTGGCCACCCGCCTCGCGGTGAGCGAGCGCACCCTCCAGCGCCGCCTGCGGGAAGAGGGCGCCTCCTTCGCCAGCCTCGAGGACGCCGTGCGTAGGGAGCGCGCCTTCCAGCTCCTGCGCGACGGACAACTGGCCCAGTTCGAGATTGCCTTCCTGCTCGGCTTCAGTGACGCCAGCGCCTTCACCCGCGCGTTCCGGCGCTGGAGCGGTGAGACGCCGCTGGCCTGGCAGAAGGCCCATGTGGCCCGGCCGGTGTCCTGA
- a CDS encoding cytochrome P450 yields MTTTAVRSPDTTVPRIAPGPRGHLLLGVLPEARRDVLGLLLGTARQYGDVARYRVGPMTSHLISHPDGVRRVLQDHVENYTKDHLSYRLVSRVAGNGLLTSQGSFWLRQRRLAQPAFHRQRISAMAEGMTRATAAMLERWAAPAARGEPVTMVEEMMRLTLTIVGEALFGASVGDKVAVVGGAFNVLSEQTTTRFRTMRLLPPVLPTRYDREFRAASRALRGTVMELITERRQRDEDRGDLLSMLMLARDEETGEAMTDEQLRDEVLTMLVAGHETTATTMSWIWALLEQHPHVEAKLHAELDAVLGGRLPTAGDVPRLGYTRMVVEEAMRLYPPAYVYSRAVKEDDVIGGFRIPGGTLVDVSPYVTHRHPDFWERPDEFLPERFSPEASAQRPRYAYFPFSGGPRQCIGNGFAMMEAQLILATVAQRYRPRCVPGHVLTPEPLITLRPKGGLPMSLELRTA; encoded by the coding sequence ATGACGACCACCGCCGTGCGCTCACCGGACACCACCGTTCCCCGTATCGCCCCGGGCCCCCGGGGACACCTGCTGCTGGGCGTGCTGCCCGAGGCGCGCCGTGACGTGCTCGGCCTGTTGCTGGGCACGGCGCGCCAGTACGGGGACGTGGCCCGCTACCGGGTGGGCCCCATGACGTCGCACCTCATCAGTCACCCGGACGGGGTGCGCCGCGTGCTGCAGGACCACGTGGAGAACTACACGAAGGACCACCTTTCGTACCGGCTGGTGAGCCGCGTCGCGGGCAACGGGCTGTTGACGAGTCAGGGCTCCTTCTGGCTGCGGCAGCGGCGGCTGGCCCAGCCCGCCTTCCACCGGCAGCGCATCTCCGCCATGGCCGAGGGAATGACGCGGGCGACGGCCGCCATGCTGGAGCGCTGGGCCGCGCCCGCCGCGCGCGGTGAGCCGGTGACGATGGTGGAAGAGATGATGCGGCTGACGCTGACCATCGTCGGCGAGGCGCTCTTCGGGGCCTCGGTGGGGGACAAGGTGGCGGTGGTGGGGGGCGCGTTCAACGTGCTGAGCGAGCAGACGACGACGCGCTTCCGCACGATGCGCCTGCTGCCGCCGGTGCTGCCCACCCGGTATGACCGCGAGTTCCGCGCCGCGAGCCGGGCGCTACGGGGCACGGTGATGGAGCTCATCACCGAGCGGCGCCAGCGCGACGAGGACCGGGGCGACCTGCTCTCCATGCTCATGCTGGCGCGGGACGAGGAGACCGGGGAGGCGATGACCGACGAGCAGCTCCGCGACGAGGTGCTCACGATGCTGGTGGCCGGCCACGAGACGACGGCCACGACGATGAGCTGGATATGGGCGCTGCTCGAGCAGCACCCGCACGTGGAGGCGAAGCTGCACGCCGAGCTGGACGCGGTGCTGGGCGGGCGCCTGCCCACGGCCGGGGACGTGCCCCGGCTGGGCTACACGCGCATGGTGGTGGAGGAGGCGATGCGGCTCTACCCACCCGCGTACGTCTACAGCCGGGCCGTGAAGGAGGACGACGTCATCGGCGGCTTCCGGATTCCGGGCGGCACCCTGGTGGATGTCAGTCCCTACGTCACGCATCGCCACCCGGACTTCTGGGAGCGCCCCGACGAGTTCCTCCCGGAGCGCTTCTCGCCGGAGGCCTCCGCGCAGCGGCCGCGCTACGCGTACTTCCCCTTCAGCGGCGGGCCGCGCCAGTGCATCGGCAACGGCTTCGCGATGATGGAGGCCCAGCTCATCCTCGCCACCGTGGCCCAGCGCTACCGGCCGAGGTGCGTCCCCGGCCACGTGCTGACGCCCGAGCCGCTCATCACCCTGCGACCCAAGGGCGGCCTGCCCATGAGTCTGGAGTTGCGCACGGCCTGA
- a CDS encoding extracellular solute-binding protein codes for MMRHRALGCIVLLTVCACAGQQKPPPAQPRPLKAVLFPYIPDSAGDGFSSLKQALEKGFEQKHPDIDLTVVIDKDVDLYDLDDGGALNRLLGEGTEAAQVVEVDMLLLGDLVSRGWIQPVRLASADVLPSARQATAIQGTSYAVPTYLCSHVVYTGNPDIASATDGQSLTRILSSMQPGRTPLVSNYKGSWNLPSIYLDAWADTHSADGLEQALALPLDAKTMSVLDEVVGTCAPDGATNPCLDGSYDENTRAEEAFAQGKANGFMGFTERLFFIRKSNPAMPLPRAISGPLGGGTHPTLFVDGLVFNAKCSGECLQAAQAFATYMSTPEVRALIAFSQDAPPGASPRYLLQASQPFYKKTAAASDPMYQQFILFLDTARPYPNQGFPAVRKALQQALIKELQPGPTPPPSAQ; via the coding sequence ATGATGAGGCACAGAGCCCTGGGCTGCATCGTCCTGCTCACCGTATGCGCGTGTGCGGGCCAGCAGAAACCTCCGCCAGCGCAACCGCGGCCACTCAAGGCCGTTCTCTTCCCCTACATCCCGGACTCTGCGGGGGACGGGTTCTCCTCTCTCAAGCAGGCCCTCGAGAAGGGCTTCGAGCAGAAGCATCCGGACATCGACCTGACCGTCGTCATCGACAAAGACGTCGACCTGTATGACCTGGACGACGGCGGCGCCCTGAATCGCCTCCTCGGAGAAGGCACCGAGGCCGCCCAGGTCGTCGAGGTCGACATGCTGCTGCTCGGTGACCTGGTCTCCAGGGGATGGATTCAACCCGTGCGGCTCGCCAGCGCGGATGTCCTTCCGAGCGCACGACAGGCAACGGCCATCCAGGGCACCAGCTATGCCGTGCCCACGTATCTCTGCTCGCATGTCGTCTACACCGGCAATCCAGACATCGCGTCGGCCACGGATGGCCAATCCCTCACCCGAATCCTCTCCAGCATGCAGCCCGGCCGGACGCCCCTGGTGAGCAACTACAAGGGGAGCTGGAACCTCCCGTCCATCTACCTGGATGCCTGGGCGGACACCCACTCGGCGGATGGCCTCGAGCAGGCCCTCGCGCTTCCGCTCGACGCCAAGACGATGAGCGTGCTCGATGAGGTCGTGGGCACCTGCGCTCCGGACGGGGCCACGAACCCCTGTCTCGATGGCAGCTACGACGAAAATACCCGGGCCGAAGAAGCCTTTGCCCAGGGGAAGGCCAACGGCTTCATGGGCTTCACCGAGCGTCTGTTCTTCATCCGGAAGAGCAACCCCGCGATGCCCCTGCCCCGAGCCATCTCAGGGCCACTCGGCGGTGGAACCCATCCGACCCTGTTCGTGGATGGGCTGGTCTTCAACGCGAAGTGCTCCGGGGAATGTCTCCAGGCGGCTCAAGCCTTCGCGACCTACATGAGCACTCCAGAAGTGCGCGCGCTCATCGCCTTCAGTCAGGATGCCCCGCCGGGTGCATCGCCGCGCTACCTGCTCCAGGCCAGTCAGCCCTTCTACAAGAAGACAGCCGCCGCCTCCGACCCGATGTATCAGCAATTCATCCTGTTCCTGGACACCGCCAGGCCCTATCCCAACCAGGGCTTCCCGGCGGTGCGGAAGGCGCTTCAGCAGGCCCTCATCAAGGAATTGCAGCCGGGGCCCACGCCACCTCCCAGCGCACAGTGA
- a CDS encoding Hsp70 family protein: MSTASILGIDFGTTNTSAAFFDKTGKLRVVPVTDKSFTLPSVVWFHAADKSIVGHAARRQIIDDPSHTVFGAKRFLGRRFQSEYVTQHKDKYAFELMEAPDGYTAVKMYGKMTSLTEVAYLIIRQMLTLANHAAGEPFRECVLTVPAHASIRQREAVRQAAEQAGLQVRAIINEPTAAALYYANLRNPEQTVMVFDLGGGTFDATLLAVQNKVVKVLATGGDAFLGGANFDERIVEMLVADFQKKHGIDLRGNKVVMQRLVFAAESAKMSLSQRDATVLRVPCIAQKDGGFIDFDYTLTRKQLEEMVFQLVERSASACDDVLERAKLKADQIDELVMVGGQTRMPVIRQRFGHFKRLSSEKEVHPELGVAVGAAILGRNLARGISGLADVVPMPIGIMVPGGAQHEVIPANTPVPATKSISLELPMIPGPISVALFESLDTTTVERELLGTVRIDLDWRTTHKGPTTLELRMGQDFVLNAALVSPQGARHPLPITDLRAPKRAGT, from the coding sequence ATGAGCACGGCCTCCATCCTCGGCATCGACTTCGGGACCACCAACACCTCGGCGGCCTTCTTCGACAAGACGGGCAAGCTTCGCGTCGTGCCCGTGACGGACAAGAGCTTCACCCTGCCCTCGGTGGTGTGGTTCCACGCGGCGGACAAGTCCATCGTCGGGCACGCGGCGCGGCGGCAGATCATCGACGACCCGAGCCATACCGTCTTCGGCGCGAAGCGCTTCCTCGGGCGCCGCTTCCAGTCCGAGTACGTCACCCAGCACAAGGACAAGTACGCCTTCGAGCTGATGGAGGCCCCGGACGGATACACCGCCGTGAAGATGTACGGGAAGATGACCTCGCTCACCGAGGTCGCCTACCTCATCATCCGGCAGATGCTCACCCTGGCGAACCACGCCGCCGGCGAGCCCTTCCGCGAGTGCGTGCTCACCGTGCCCGCCCACGCCAGCATCCGCCAGCGCGAAGCGGTGCGGCAGGCCGCCGAACAGGCCGGCCTCCAGGTGCGCGCCATCATCAACGAGCCCACCGCCGCCGCGCTCTACTACGCCAACCTGCGCAACCCCGAGCAGACCGTCATGGTGTTCGACCTGGGCGGCGGCACCTTCGACGCCACCCTGCTCGCCGTGCAGAACAAGGTCGTCAAGGTGCTCGCCACCGGCGGTGACGCCTTCCTCGGCGGCGCCAACTTCGACGAGCGCATCGTCGAGATGCTCGTGGCCGACTTCCAGAAGAAGCACGGCATCGACCTGCGCGGCAACAAGGTCGTCATGCAGCGGCTCGTCTTCGCCGCCGAGTCCGCGAAGATGTCCCTCAGCCAGCGCGACGCCACGGTGCTGCGCGTGCCCTGCATCGCCCAGAAGGACGGCGGCTTCATCGACTTCGACTACACCCTCACCCGCAAGCAGCTGGAGGAGATGGTGTTCCAGCTCGTCGAGCGCAGCGCGTCCGCGTGCGACGACGTGCTGGAGCGCGCGAAGCTGAAGGCGGACCAGATTGACGAGCTCGTCATGGTGGGCGGCCAGACGCGCATGCCCGTCATCCGCCAGCGCTTCGGGCACTTCAAGCGGCTGTCGTCGGAGAAGGAGGTCCACCCGGAGCTGGGCGTGGCGGTGGGCGCGGCCATCCTCGGGCGCAACCTGGCGCGCGGCATCTCCGGCCTGGCGGACGTGGTGCCCATGCCCATCGGCATCATGGTGCCCGGCGGCGCCCAGCACGAGGTCATCCCCGCCAACACCCCCGTGCCCGCCACGAAGTCCATCTCCCTGGAGCTGCCCATGATTCCGGGCCCCATCTCCGTGGCCCTCTTCGAGTCGCTCGACACCACCACCGTGGAGCGCGAGCTGCTGGGCACCGTCCGCATCGACCTGGACTGGCGCACCACCCACAAGGGGCCCACCACCCTGGAGCTGCGCATGGGCCAGGACTTCGTCCTCAACGCCGCGCTCGTCTCGCCCCAGGGCGCCCGCCACCCGCTGCCCATCACCGACCTGCGCGCGCCCAAGCGCGCCGGCACGTAG
- a CDS encoding AzlC family ABC transporter permease, with protein sequence MSNVDRALVRDVAAIAAAAGVVGVSFGAIAVAAGVSVWLASAMSMLVFAGGSQFMVVGVVAGGGSPVAAVLAGLLLNARHLPFGMVVSDVLGRSWPMRLIGTHLMVDESVAFALAQQDPAKRRAAYWLCGGTLFVSWNIGVLVGALAGRALGNPDALGLDAAFPAAMFALLLPSLRASADTVESKRAAAVARNVALVGAAIALVTTPFLPAGLPVLLALFGLAVALR encoded by the coding sequence ATGTCGAACGTTGACCGCGCACTGGTCCGTGATGTCGCCGCCATCGCCGCGGCGGCGGGCGTGGTGGGCGTGTCCTTTGGCGCCATCGCGGTGGCGGCGGGCGTGTCCGTCTGGCTCGCTTCGGCCATGTCGATGCTGGTCTTCGCGGGCGGCTCACAGTTCATGGTGGTGGGCGTGGTGGCCGGTGGTGGAAGCCCCGTGGCCGCGGTGCTCGCCGGGCTGCTGCTGAATGCGAGGCACCTGCCTTTCGGCATGGTGGTCTCCGACGTGCTCGGCCGGAGCTGGCCCATGCGGCTGATTGGCACGCACCTGATGGTGGACGAGTCGGTGGCCTTCGCGCTCGCGCAGCAGGACCCCGCGAAGCGGCGCGCCGCGTACTGGCTCTGCGGTGGGACGCTGTTCGTGTCGTGGAACATCGGCGTGCTCGTGGGCGCGCTGGCGGGCCGGGCCCTGGGGAACCCGGATGCGCTGGGCCTGGATGCCGCATTCCCCGCCGCGATGTTCGCGTTGCTGCTGCCGTCTCTGCGAGCCTCGGCCGATACGGTGGAGTCGAAGCGCGCGGCGGCGGTGGCGCGCAACGTGGCGTTGGTGGGCGCCGCCATCGCGCTCGTCACCACGCCCTTTCTTCCCGCGGGCCTGCCGGTGCTGCTGGCGCTTTTCGGTCTGGCGGTGGCCCTGCGATGA
- a CDS encoding AzlD domain-containing protein: MTLLPILLLAAGTYAFRLAGPLLSQRIQVSAHVQRLLTLSAIALLSALVATATLTSNGGFGGVARPAGVAVGAVLAWFRLPFVVVVVAAAGTAAVLRMLGVA, encoded by the coding sequence ATGACGTTGCTCCCCATCCTGCTCCTCGCCGCCGGCACGTACGCGTTCCGGCTCGCCGGCCCGCTGCTCAGCCAGCGCATCCAGGTGTCCGCGCACGTCCAGCGCCTGCTGACGCTGTCAGCGATTGCGCTGCTCTCCGCGCTGGTGGCCACGGCAACGCTCACGTCGAATGGCGGCTTCGGGGGCGTGGCCCGTCCGGCCGGTGTGGCCGTGGGCGCGGTGCTGGCCTGGTTCCGGCTGCCCTTCGTGGTGGTGGTGGTCGCCGCGGCGGGGACGGCCGCGGTGTTGCGGATGCTCGGCGTTGCGTAG
- a CDS encoding sigma-54-dependent transcriptional regulator, whose amino-acid sequence MPASVLIVDDEKNILLTLSQSLQLAGYQTHLASSGQVALDVVSARPVDAVLMDVKMPDMDGLTALARLTELRPELPVIMMSGHGTIDTAVKATQLGARDFLEKPIARERMLVALRNVLKHQAAMEELQELRAQLGRYDMVGSGPAMQRIFSLIQRTAPSEGRVLITGENGTGKELIARALHQHSRRKGQPFVKLNCAAVPHELIESELFGHEKGAFTGAVSVRRGKFELAHEGTLFLDEIGDMPPAMQAKLLRVLQEGELERVGGAETLKVDVRVIAATNKNLEKEIAAGRFREDLYYRINVVQIHSPPLRERREDLPDLINTFLSEACAKNGRRPLTLSPDALAVMSAYDYPGNVRELRNLVERLAILCEGPLVTRTDALELLPRGRTLMPPESAPAPANALPSPGSEAALAAAAAQPAPALGVPTPLPATMPPVQAGFRPRADRTFREQVEDAERDIIQHVLAHTHDNVTEAARILDLERGHFYKKMKALGLRRGQSES is encoded by the coding sequence ATGCCCGCCTCCGTCCTCATCGTCGATGACGAAAAGAACATCCTTCTCACCCTGAGTCAGTCGCTGCAGCTGGCGGGGTACCAGACGCACCTGGCCAGCAGCGGGCAGGTGGCGCTGGACGTGGTGAGCGCGCGCCCGGTGGACGCGGTGCTGATGGACGTGAAGATGCCGGACATGGACGGCCTGACGGCGCTGGCGCGGCTGACCGAGCTGCGGCCGGAGCTGCCCGTCATCATGATGTCTGGCCACGGCACGATTGACACGGCGGTGAAGGCCACGCAGCTGGGGGCGCGAGACTTCCTGGAGAAGCCCATCGCCCGCGAGCGGATGCTGGTGGCGCTGCGCAACGTGCTCAAGCACCAGGCGGCGATGGAAGAGTTGCAGGAGCTGCGGGCGCAGCTCGGGCGCTACGACATGGTGGGCAGCGGCCCGGCCATGCAGCGCATCTTCTCCCTCATCCAGCGCACGGCGCCCTCGGAGGGGCGGGTGCTGATCACGGGGGAGAACGGCACGGGCAAGGAGCTCATCGCCCGGGCGCTGCACCAGCACTCGCGGCGTAAGGGCCAGCCCTTCGTGAAGCTCAACTGCGCGGCGGTGCCGCACGAGCTCATCGAGAGCGAGCTGTTCGGCCACGAGAAGGGCGCCTTCACCGGCGCGGTGAGCGTGCGCCGGGGCAAGTTCGAGCTGGCGCACGAGGGCACCCTCTTCCTGGACGAGATTGGCGACATGCCGCCGGCGATGCAGGCCAAGCTGCTGCGCGTGTTGCAGGAGGGCGAGCTGGAGCGCGTGGGCGGCGCGGAGACGCTCAAGGTGGACGTGCGCGTCATCGCGGCGACGAACAAGAACCTCGAGAAGGAGATTGCCGCCGGGCGCTTCCGCGAGGACCTCTACTACCGCATCAACGTCGTCCAGATTCACTCGCCGCCCCTGCGCGAGCGGCGTGAGGATTTGCCGGACCTCATCAACACCTTCCTGAGCGAGGCCTGCGCCAAGAATGGGCGCCGGCCGCTGACGCTGTCACCCGATGCGCTCGCGGTGATGAGCGCATACGACTACCCCGGCAACGTGCGCGAATTGCGCAACCTGGTGGAGCGGCTGGCGATTCTCTGTGAAGGACCGCTCGTCACCCGGACGGATGCGCTGGAGTTGCTGCCCCGGGGCCGAACGCTGATGCCGCCCGAGAGCGCACCGGCGCCTGCCAACGCCCTGCCCTCTCCCGGCTCGGAGGCCGCGCTCGCGGCGGCCGCAGCCCAGCCCGCTCCGGCGCTCGGCGTGCCCACGCCGCTGCCCGCAACCATGCCTCCGGTGCAGGCGGGCTTCCGCCCCCGAGCGGACCGCACCTTCCGCGAGCAGGTGGAGGACGCGGAGCGGGACATCATCCAGCACGTGCTCGCGCACACGCACGACAACGTCACCGAGGCCGCGCGCATCCTCGACCTCGAGCGCGGGCATTTTTATAAAAAAATGAAGGCGCTGGGCCTGCGGCGCGGACAGTCGGAGTCGTAG
- a CDS encoding OmpA family protein: protein MRRITLWAGLSLAMAVLTGCPPSYPNCKDDSTCTEKGEVCVQGTCQECATDANCKEGFACQANKCAPKPPECTTDAACGSGRICEAGKCAEAQCKDDSACGGGKCQAGRCQAPADTCSANTDCGEGQECKAGKCVTASADKCDWSPIRFGFNESSLSSEAQQRLSDLATCMKSGQQGALTLAGHADERGTEEYNLQLSNRRAASVKRYLTDLGVKNNQLKTVGYGETRPVANASSEESWSENRRVEFQR from the coding sequence ATGCGTCGGATTACCCTTTGGGCGGGGCTCTCCCTCGCCATGGCCGTGCTCACCGGCTGCCCCCCTTCGTACCCCAACTGCAAGGACGACTCGACCTGCACCGAGAAGGGCGAGGTCTGTGTCCAGGGGACGTGCCAGGAGTGCGCCACCGACGCGAACTGCAAGGAGGGCTTCGCCTGCCAGGCCAACAAGTGCGCCCCCAAGCCGCCGGAGTGCACCACGGACGCGGCCTGCGGCAGCGGCCGCATCTGCGAGGCCGGCAAGTGCGCCGAGGCGCAGTGCAAGGATGACTCGGCGTGCGGTGGTGGCAAGTGCCAGGCCGGCCGCTGCCAGGCGCCGGCGGACACCTGCTCCGCCAACACCGACTGCGGTGAGGGCCAGGAGTGCAAGGCCGGCAAGTGCGTGACGGCCTCCGCGGACAAGTGCGACTGGAGCCCCATCCGCTTCGGCTTCAACGAGTCCTCGCTGTCCTCCGAGGCCCAGCAGCGCCTGTCGGACCTGGCCACCTGCATGAAGTCGGGCCAGCAGGGCGCCCTCACGCTCGCCGGGCATGCGGACGAGCGCGGCACCGAGGAGTACAACCTCCAGCTGTCCAACCGCCGCGCGGCCTCCGTGAAGCGGTACCTGACGGACCTGGGCGTGAAGAACAACCAGCTGAAGACGGTGGGTTATGGTGAGACCCGCCCCGTGGCCAACGCCTCCAGCGAGGAGTCGTGGTCCGAGAACCGGCGCGTCGAGTTCCAGCGCTAG
- a CDS encoding chemotaxis protein CheW, whose translation MAVHEPEARQSYLVFACGSSWYAVPAETAAEVVTFPELTRVPGAPAHLLGVFAHRGEVIPVVDMGLLVGGASQSSRRAVLVRLPRGTLALTASTVAGVSPVTGTLDPLGPTGVHVHLRGPAKSGPRDVAVIDPEGLFDHLSQGA comes from the coding sequence ATGGCCGTCCACGAGCCGGAAGCGCGTCAGTCGTATCTCGTCTTTGCCTGCGGTAGCAGCTGGTACGCGGTCCCCGCGGAGACAGCGGCGGAGGTCGTCACCTTCCCCGAGCTCACGCGGGTGCCGGGCGCTCCAGCCCACCTGCTAGGCGTGTTCGCCCACCGGGGAGAGGTCATCCCGGTGGTGGACATGGGCCTGCTGGTGGGCGGCGCCAGTCAGTCGTCGCGCCGGGCGGTGCTGGTGCGCCTGCCCCGCGGCACCCTCGCCCTCACGGCCAGCACGGTGGCTGGCGTCTCCCCGGTGACGGGCACGCTGGATCCGCTCGGCCCCACGGGCGTCCACGTCCACCTGCGCGGCCCCGCCAAGAGCGGACCCCGGGACGTGGCCGTCATCGACCCCGAAGGCCTTTTCGACCACCTCAGCCAGGGCGCCTGA
- a CDS encoding protein CrdC, with protein MGPPDVCGMLLCHAGPHRLAFHAHEVAAIASPEGRDAASARRAFHAPDGAARVLVTASGGAVGVDTLEIEAEPHRLLPAPPVAVAASGGSLRGFVLVQGRLWPLVGLVDFERFLRGLVEGE; from the coding sequence ATGGGCCCCCCTGACGTGTGCGGCATGCTCCTGTGTCACGCGGGGCCGCACCGGCTCGCCTTCCACGCGCACGAGGTGGCCGCCATCGCCTCGCCGGAGGGCCGGGACGCGGCCTCCGCCCGCAGGGCCTTCCATGCCCCGGACGGCGCCGCCCGCGTGCTGGTGACCGCGTCGGGTGGGGCGGTGGGGGTGGACACGCTGGAGATTGAAGCCGAGCCGCACCGGCTGCTGCCCGCGCCGCCGGTGGCGGTGGCCGCGTCGGGTGGGAGTCTGCGAGGCTTCGTCCTGGTGCAGGGCCGGTTGTGGCCGCTGGTGGGGCTGGTGGACTTCGAGCGCTTCCTGCGCGGACTCGTGGAGGGGGAATGA